One Pan paniscus chromosome 16, NHGRI_mPanPan1-v2.0_pri, whole genome shotgun sequence DNA segment encodes these proteins:
- the KIF7 gene encoding kinesin-like protein KIF7 isoform X3: MELRPAPAASSPGCPAPAPNSACGVVRAPSERERCAESRGARKPGLHRARNAHAEGCAKAHTGPEQSSLGMGLEAQRLPGAEEAPVRVALRVRPLLPKELLHGHQSCLQVEPGLGRVTLGRDRHFGFHVVLAEDAGQEAVYQACVQPLLEAFFEGFNATVFAYGQTGSGKTYTMGEASVASLLEDEQGIVPRAMAEAFKLIDENDLLDCLVHVSYLEVYKEEFRDLLEVGTASRDIQLREDERGNVVLCGVKEVDVEGLDEVLSLLEMGNAARHTGATHLNHLSSRSHTVFTVTLEQRGRAPSRLPRPAPGQLLVSKFHFVDLAGSERVLKTGSTGERLKESIQINSSLLALGNVISALGDPQRRGSHIPYRDSKITRILKDSLGGNAKTVMIACVSPSSSDFDETLNTLNYASRAQNIRNRATVNWRPEAERPPEEAASGARGPPRHRSETRIIHRGRRAPGPATASAAAAMRLGAECARYRACTDAAYSLLRELQAEPGLPGAAARKVRDWLCAVEGERSALSSASGPDSGIESASVEDQAAQGAGGRKEDEGAQQLLTLQNQVARLEEENRDFLAALEDAMEQYKLQSDRLREQQEEMVELRLRLELVRPGWGGPRLLNGLPPGSFVPRPHTAPLGGAHAHVLGMVPPACLPGDEVGSEQRGEVTNGREAGAELLTEVNRLGSGSSAASEEEEEEEELPRRTLHLRRNGISNCSQRAGARPGSLPERKGPELCLEELDAAIPGSRAVGGSKARVQARQVPPATASEWRLAQAQQKIRELAINIRMKEELIGELVRTGKAAQALNRQHSQRIRELEQEAEQVRAELSEGQRQLRELEGKEPQDAGERSRLQEFRRRVAAAQSQVQVLKEKKQATERLVSLSAQSEKRLQELEQNVQLMRQQQGQLQRRLREETEQKRRLEAEMSKRQHRVKELELKHEQQQKILKIKTEEIAAFQRKRRSGSNGSVVSLEQQQKIEEQKKWLDQEMEKVLQQRRALEELGEELHKREAILAKKEALMQEKTGLESKRLRSSQALNEDIVRVSSRLEHLEKELSEKSGQLRQGSAQSQQQIRGEIDSLRQEKDSLLKQRLEIDSKLRQGSLLSPEEERTLFQLDEAIEALDAAIEYKNEAITCRQRVLRASASLLSQCEMNLMAKLSYLSSSETRALLCKYFDKVVTLREEQHQQQIAFSELEMQLEEQQRLVYWLEVALERQRLEMDRQLTLQQKEHEQNMQLLLQQSRDHLGEGLADSRRQYEARIQALEKELGRYMWINQELKQKLGGVNAVGHSRGGEKRSLCLEGRQAPGNEDELHLAPELLWLSPLTEGAPRTREETRDLVHAPLPLTWKRSSLCGEEQGSPEELRQREAAEPLVGRVLPVGEAGLPWNFGPLSKPRRELRRASPGMIDVRKNPL, encoded by the exons ATGGAGCTCCGTCCCGCGCCCGCCGCCTCCAGCCCCGGCTGCCCTGCCCCGGCTCCGAATAGCGCCTGCGGGGTGGTCAGAGCACCTTCGGAGCGGGAGCGCTGTGCGGAGAGCAGGGGCGCGCGGAAGCCGGGACTGCACCGGGCTCGGAACGCTCACGCGGAGGGGTGCGCGAAGGCCCACACG gGCCCAGAGCAGTCCTCCCTCGGCATGGGGCTGGAGGCTCAGaggctgccaggggctgaggaggcCCCAGTGCGGGTTGCCCTGCGAGTTCGACCACTGCTGCCCAAGGAGCTGCTGCACGGGCATCAGAGCTGCCTGCAGGTGGAGCCAGGGCTTGGCCGCGTCACTCTGGGCCGTGACCGACACTTTGGCTTCCACGTGGTGCTGGCCGAGGATGCCGGGCAGGAGGCCGTGTACCAGGCCTGCGTTCAGCccctccttgaggccttcttcGAGGGCTTCAATGCCACTGTCTTTGCCTATGGTCAGACGGGCTCAGGGAAGACATACACCATGGGGGAGGCCAGTGTGG cctccctccttGAGGATGAGCAGGGCATTGTCCCGAGGGCCATGGCCGAGGCCTTTAAGCTCATCGATGAGAACGACCTGCTTGACTGTCTGGTACATGTGTCCTACCTGGAAGTGTACAAGGAGGAGTTCCGAGACCTGCTCGAGGTGGGCACTGCCAGCCGTGACATCCAGCTCCGGGAAGATGAGCGTGGGAATGTTG TGCTGTGCGGGGTGAAGGAGGTGGACGTGGAGGGCCTGGATGAGGTGCTGAGCCTCCTGGAGATGGGCAACGCGGCGCGGCACACGGGAGCCACGCACCTCAACCACCTGTCTAGCCGCTCACACACGGTCTTCACCGTGACCCTGGAGCAGCGGGGGCGCGCCCCCAGCCgcctgccccgccccgccccgggcCAGCTTCTCGTCTCCAAGTTCCACTTCGTGGACCTGGCGGGCTCAGAGAGGGTGCTCAAGACGGGCAGCACCGGCGAGCGGCTCAAGGAGAGCATCCAGATCAACAGCAGCCTCCTGGCGCTGGGCAACGTCATCAGCGCCCTGGGGGACCCTCAGCGCCGGGGCAGCCACATACCCTACCGCGACTCCAAGATCACCCG GATCCTCAAAGACTCGCTGGGCGGGAACGCCAAGACGGTGATGATCGCCTGCGTCAGCCCTTCCTCCTCCGACTTCGACGAGACCCTCAACACCCTCAACTACGCCAGCCGCGCCCAGAACATCCGCAACCGCGCCACGGTCAACTGGCGGCCCGAGGCCGAGCGGCCACCCGAAGAGGCGGCGAGCGGCGCGCGGGGTCCGCCACGGCACCGCTCCGAGACCCGCATCATCCACCGCGGCCGGCGCGCCCCAGGCCCAGCCACCGCCTCCGCGGCGGCCGCCATGCGCCTGGGCGCCGAGTGCGCGCGCTACCGGGCCTGCACCGACGCCGCCTACAGCCTCTTGCGCGAGCTGCAGGCCGAGCCCGGGCTGCCCGGCGCCGCCGCCCGCAAGGTGCGCGACTGGCTGTGCGCCGTCGAGGGCGAGCGCAGCGCcctgagctccgcctccgggCCCGACAGCGGCATCGAGAGCGCCTCCGTCGAGGACCAGGCGGCGCAGGGGGCCGGCGGGCGAAAG GAGGATGAGGGGGCGCAGCAGCTGCTGACCCTGCAGAACCAGGTGGCGCGGCTGGAGGAGGAGAACCGAGACTTTCTGGCTGCGCTGGAGGACGCCATGGAGCAGTACAAACTGCAG AGCGACCGGCTGCGTGAGCAGCAGGAGGAGATGGTGGAACTGCGGCTGCGGTTAGAGCTGGTGCGGCCAGGCTGGGGGGGCCCGCGGCTCCTGAATGGCCTGCCTCCCGGGTCCTTTGTGCCTCGACCTCATACAGCCCCCCTGGGGGGTGCCCACGCCcatgtgctgggcatggtgccccctgcctgcctccctggaGATGAAGTTGGCTCTGAGCAGAGGGGAGAG GTGACAAATGGCAGGGAGGCTGGAGCTGAGTTGTTGACTGAGGTGAACAGGCTGGGAAGTGGCTCTTCAGCTGcttcagaggaggaagaggaggaggaggagctgccCAGGCGGACCTTACACCTGCGCAG AAATGGGATCAGCAACTGCAGTCAGAGGGCGGGGGCACGCCCAGGGAGTCTGCCAGAGAGGAAGGGCCCAGAGCTTTGCCTTGAGGAGTTGGATGCGGCCATTCCAGGGTCCAGAG CAGTTGGTGGGAGCAAGGCCCGAGTTCAGGCCCGCCAGGTCCCCCCTGCCACGGCCTCAGAGTGGCGGCTGGCCCAGGCCCAGCAGAAGATCCGGGAGCTGGCTATCAACATCCGCATGAAGGAGGAGCTCATTGGCGAGCTGGTCCGCACAG GAAAGGCAGCTCAGGCCCTGAACCGCCAGCACAGCCAGCGTATCCGGGAGCTGGAGCAGGAGGCAGAGCAGGTGCGGGCCGAGCTGAGTGAAGGCCAGAGGCAGCTGCGGGAGCTCGAGGGCAAGGAGCCCCAGGATGCTGGCGAGCGGTCTCGGCTCCAGGAGTTCCGCAGGAGGGTCGCTGCGGCCCAGAGCCAGGTGCAG GTGCTGAAGGAGAAGAAGCAGGCTACGGAGCGGCTGGTGTCACTGTCGGCCCAGAGTGAGAAGCGACTGCAGGAGCTCGAGCAGAACGTGCAGCTCATGCGGCAGCAGCAGGGACAGCTGCAGAGGCGGCTTCGCGAGGAGACGGAGCAGAAGCGGCGCCTGGAGGCAGAGATGAGCAAGCGGCAGCACCGCGTCAAG GAGCTGGAGCTGAAGCATGAGCAGCAGCAGAAGATCCTGAAGATTAAGACGGAAGAGATCGCGGCCTTCCAGAGGAAGAGGCGCAGTGGCAGCAACGGCTCTGTGGTCAGCCTGGAACAGCAGCAG AAGATTGAGGAGCAGAAGAAGTGGCTGGACCAGGAGATGGAGAAGGTGCTACAGCAGCGGCGGGCGCTGGAGGAGCTGGGGGAGGAGCTCCACAAGcgggaggccatcctggccaagaaGGAGGCCCTGATGCAGGAGAAGACGGGGCTGGAGAGCAAGCGCCTGAGATCCAGCCAG GCCCTCAACGAGGATATCGTGCGAGTGTCCAGCCGGCTGGAGCACCTGGAGAAGGAGCTGTCCGAGAAGAGCGGGCAGCTGCGGCAGGGCAGCGCCCAGAGCCAGCAGCAGATCCGCGGGGAGATCGACAGCCTGCGCCAGGAGAAGGACTCGCTGCTCAAGCAGCGCCTGGAGATCGACagcaagctgaggcaggggagtctgCTGTCCCCCGAG GAGGAGCGGACGCTGTTCCAGTTGGATGAGGCCATCGAGGCCCTGGATGCTGCCATTGAGTATAAGAATGAGGCCATCACATGCCGCCAGCGGGTGCTTCGGGCCTCAGCCTCGTTGCTGTCCCAGTGCGAGATGAACCTCATGGCCAAGCTCAGCTACCTCTCATCCTCAGAGACCAGAGCCCTCCTCTGCAAGTATTTTGACAAG GTGGTGACGCTCCGAGAGGAGCAGCACCAGCAGCAGATTGCCTTCTCGGAACTGGAGATGCAGCTGGAGGAGCAGCAGAGGCTGGTGTACTGGCTGGAGGTGGCCCTGGAGCGGCAGCGCCTGGAGATGGACCGCCAGCTGACCCTGCAGCAGAAGGAGCACGAGCAGAACATGCAGCTGCTCCTGCAGCAGAGTCGAG ACCACCTCGGTGAAGGGTTAGCAGACAGCAGGAGGCAGTATGAGGCCCGGATTCAAGCTCTGGAGAAGGAACTGGGCCGTTACATGTGGATAAACCAGGAACTGAAACAGAAGCTCGGCGGTGTGAACGCTGTAGGCCACAGCAGGG GTGGGGAGAAGAGGAGCCTGTGCTTGGagggcagacaggctcctggaaATGAAGATGAGCTCCACCTGGCACCCGAGCTTCTCTGGCTGTCCCCCCTCACTGAGGGGGCCCCCCGCACCCGGGAGGAGACGCGGGACTTGGTCCACGCTCCGTTACCCTTGACCTGGAAACGCTCGAGCCTGTGTGGTGAGGAGCAGGGGTCCCCCGAGGAACTGAGGCAGCGGGAGGCGGCTGAGCCCCTGGTGGGGCGGGTGCTTCCTGTGGGTGAGGCAGGCCTGCCCTGGAACTTTGGGCCTTTGTCCAAGCCCCGGCGGGAACTGCGACGAGCCAGCCCGGGGATGATTGATGTCCGGAAAAACCCCCTGTAA
- the KIF7 gene encoding kinesin-like protein KIF7 isoform X2 has protein sequence MELRPAPAASSPGCPAPAPNSACGVVRAPSERERCAESRGARKPGLHRARNAHAEGCAKAHTGPEQSSLGMGLEAQRLPGAEEAPVRVALRVRPLLPKELLHGHQSCLQVEPGLGRVTLGRDRHFGFHVVLAEDAGQEAVYQACVQPLLEAFFEGFNATVFAYGQTGSGKTYTMGEASVASLLEDEQGIVPRAMAEAFKLIDENDLLDCLVHVSYLEVYKEEFRDLLEVGTASRDIQLREDERGNVVLCGVKEVDVEGLDEVLSLLEMGNAARHTGATHLNHLSSRSHTVFTVTLEQRGRAPSRLPRPAPGQLLVSKFHFVDLAGSERVLKTGSTGERLKESIQINSSLLALGNVISALGDPQRRGSHIPYRDSKITRILKDSLGGNAKTVMIACVSPSSSDFDETLNTLNYASRAQNIRNRATVNWRPEAERPPEEAASGARGPPRHRSETRIIHRGRRAPGPATASAAAAMRLGAECARYRACTDAAYSLLRELQAEPGLPGAAARKVRDWLCAVEGERSALSSASGPDSGIESASVEDQAAQGAGGRKEDEGAQQLLTLQNQVARLEEENRDFLAALEDAMEQYKLQSDRLREQQEEMVELRLRLELVRPGWGGPRLLNGLPPGSFVPRPHTAPLGGAHAHVLGMVPPACLPGDEVGSEQRGEQVTNGREAGAELLTEVNRLGSGSSAASEEEEEEEELPRRTLHLRRNGISNCSQRAGARPGSLPERKGPELCLEELDAAIPGSRVGGSKARVQARQVPPATASEWRLAQAQQKIRELAINIRMKEELIGELVRTGKAAQALNRQHSQRIRELEQEAEQVRAELSEGQRQLRELEGKEPQDAGERSRLQEFRRRVAAAQSQVQVLKEKKQATERLVSLSAQSEKRLQELEQNVQLMRQQQGQLQRRLREETEQKRRLEAEMSKRQHRVKELELKHEQQQKILKIKTEEIAAFQRKRRSGSNGSVVSLEQQQKIEEQKKWLDQEMEKVLQQRRALEELGEELHKREAILAKKEALMQEKTGLESKRLRSSQALNEDIVRVSSRLEHLEKELSEKSGQLRQGSAQSQQQIRGEIDSLRQEKDSLLKQRLEIDSKLRQGSLLSPEEERTLFQLDEAIEALDAAIEYKNEAITCRQRVLRASASLLSQCEMNLMAKLSYLSSSETRALLCKYFDKVVTLREEQHQQQIAFSELEMQLEEQQRLVYWLEVALERQRLEMDRQLTLQQKEHEQNMQLLLQQSRDHLGEGLADSRRQYEARIQALEKELGRYMWINQELKQKLGGVNAVGHSRGGEKRSLCLEGRQAPGNEDELHLAPELLWLSPLTEGAPRTREETRDLVHAPLPLTWKRSSLCGEEQGSPEELRQREAAEPLVGRVLPVGEAGLPWNFGPLSKPRRELRRASPGMIDVRKNPL, from the exons ATGGAGCTCCGTCCCGCGCCCGCCGCCTCCAGCCCCGGCTGCCCTGCCCCGGCTCCGAATAGCGCCTGCGGGGTGGTCAGAGCACCTTCGGAGCGGGAGCGCTGTGCGGAGAGCAGGGGCGCGCGGAAGCCGGGACTGCACCGGGCTCGGAACGCTCACGCGGAGGGGTGCGCGAAGGCCCACACG gGCCCAGAGCAGTCCTCCCTCGGCATGGGGCTGGAGGCTCAGaggctgccaggggctgaggaggcCCCAGTGCGGGTTGCCCTGCGAGTTCGACCACTGCTGCCCAAGGAGCTGCTGCACGGGCATCAGAGCTGCCTGCAGGTGGAGCCAGGGCTTGGCCGCGTCACTCTGGGCCGTGACCGACACTTTGGCTTCCACGTGGTGCTGGCCGAGGATGCCGGGCAGGAGGCCGTGTACCAGGCCTGCGTTCAGCccctccttgaggccttcttcGAGGGCTTCAATGCCACTGTCTTTGCCTATGGTCAGACGGGCTCAGGGAAGACATACACCATGGGGGAGGCCAGTGTGG cctccctccttGAGGATGAGCAGGGCATTGTCCCGAGGGCCATGGCCGAGGCCTTTAAGCTCATCGATGAGAACGACCTGCTTGACTGTCTGGTACATGTGTCCTACCTGGAAGTGTACAAGGAGGAGTTCCGAGACCTGCTCGAGGTGGGCACTGCCAGCCGTGACATCCAGCTCCGGGAAGATGAGCGTGGGAATGTTG TGCTGTGCGGGGTGAAGGAGGTGGACGTGGAGGGCCTGGATGAGGTGCTGAGCCTCCTGGAGATGGGCAACGCGGCGCGGCACACGGGAGCCACGCACCTCAACCACCTGTCTAGCCGCTCACACACGGTCTTCACCGTGACCCTGGAGCAGCGGGGGCGCGCCCCCAGCCgcctgccccgccccgccccgggcCAGCTTCTCGTCTCCAAGTTCCACTTCGTGGACCTGGCGGGCTCAGAGAGGGTGCTCAAGACGGGCAGCACCGGCGAGCGGCTCAAGGAGAGCATCCAGATCAACAGCAGCCTCCTGGCGCTGGGCAACGTCATCAGCGCCCTGGGGGACCCTCAGCGCCGGGGCAGCCACATACCCTACCGCGACTCCAAGATCACCCG GATCCTCAAAGACTCGCTGGGCGGGAACGCCAAGACGGTGATGATCGCCTGCGTCAGCCCTTCCTCCTCCGACTTCGACGAGACCCTCAACACCCTCAACTACGCCAGCCGCGCCCAGAACATCCGCAACCGCGCCACGGTCAACTGGCGGCCCGAGGCCGAGCGGCCACCCGAAGAGGCGGCGAGCGGCGCGCGGGGTCCGCCACGGCACCGCTCCGAGACCCGCATCATCCACCGCGGCCGGCGCGCCCCAGGCCCAGCCACCGCCTCCGCGGCGGCCGCCATGCGCCTGGGCGCCGAGTGCGCGCGCTACCGGGCCTGCACCGACGCCGCCTACAGCCTCTTGCGCGAGCTGCAGGCCGAGCCCGGGCTGCCCGGCGCCGCCGCCCGCAAGGTGCGCGACTGGCTGTGCGCCGTCGAGGGCGAGCGCAGCGCcctgagctccgcctccgggCCCGACAGCGGCATCGAGAGCGCCTCCGTCGAGGACCAGGCGGCGCAGGGGGCCGGCGGGCGAAAG GAGGATGAGGGGGCGCAGCAGCTGCTGACCCTGCAGAACCAGGTGGCGCGGCTGGAGGAGGAGAACCGAGACTTTCTGGCTGCGCTGGAGGACGCCATGGAGCAGTACAAACTGCAG AGCGACCGGCTGCGTGAGCAGCAGGAGGAGATGGTGGAACTGCGGCTGCGGTTAGAGCTGGTGCGGCCAGGCTGGGGGGGCCCGCGGCTCCTGAATGGCCTGCCTCCCGGGTCCTTTGTGCCTCGACCTCATACAGCCCCCCTGGGGGGTGCCCACGCCcatgtgctgggcatggtgccccctgcctgcctccctggaGATGAAGTTGGCTCTGAGCAGAGGGGAGAG CAGGTGACAAATGGCAGGGAGGCTGGAGCTGAGTTGTTGACTGAGGTGAACAGGCTGGGAAGTGGCTCTTCAGCTGcttcagaggaggaagaggaggaggaggagctgccCAGGCGGACCTTACACCTGCGCAG AAATGGGATCAGCAACTGCAGTCAGAGGGCGGGGGCACGCCCAGGGAGTCTGCCAGAGAGGAAGGGCCCAGAGCTTTGCCTTGAGGAGTTGGATGCGGCCATTCCAGGGTCCAGAG TTGGTGGGAGCAAGGCCCGAGTTCAGGCCCGCCAGGTCCCCCCTGCCACGGCCTCAGAGTGGCGGCTGGCCCAGGCCCAGCAGAAGATCCGGGAGCTGGCTATCAACATCCGCATGAAGGAGGAGCTCATTGGCGAGCTGGTCCGCACAG GAAAGGCAGCTCAGGCCCTGAACCGCCAGCACAGCCAGCGTATCCGGGAGCTGGAGCAGGAGGCAGAGCAGGTGCGGGCCGAGCTGAGTGAAGGCCAGAGGCAGCTGCGGGAGCTCGAGGGCAAGGAGCCCCAGGATGCTGGCGAGCGGTCTCGGCTCCAGGAGTTCCGCAGGAGGGTCGCTGCGGCCCAGAGCCAGGTGCAG GTGCTGAAGGAGAAGAAGCAGGCTACGGAGCGGCTGGTGTCACTGTCGGCCCAGAGTGAGAAGCGACTGCAGGAGCTCGAGCAGAACGTGCAGCTCATGCGGCAGCAGCAGGGACAGCTGCAGAGGCGGCTTCGCGAGGAGACGGAGCAGAAGCGGCGCCTGGAGGCAGAGATGAGCAAGCGGCAGCACCGCGTCAAG GAGCTGGAGCTGAAGCATGAGCAGCAGCAGAAGATCCTGAAGATTAAGACGGAAGAGATCGCGGCCTTCCAGAGGAAGAGGCGCAGTGGCAGCAACGGCTCTGTGGTCAGCCTGGAACAGCAGCAG AAGATTGAGGAGCAGAAGAAGTGGCTGGACCAGGAGATGGAGAAGGTGCTACAGCAGCGGCGGGCGCTGGAGGAGCTGGGGGAGGAGCTCCACAAGcgggaggccatcctggccaagaaGGAGGCCCTGATGCAGGAGAAGACGGGGCTGGAGAGCAAGCGCCTGAGATCCAGCCAG GCCCTCAACGAGGATATCGTGCGAGTGTCCAGCCGGCTGGAGCACCTGGAGAAGGAGCTGTCCGAGAAGAGCGGGCAGCTGCGGCAGGGCAGCGCCCAGAGCCAGCAGCAGATCCGCGGGGAGATCGACAGCCTGCGCCAGGAGAAGGACTCGCTGCTCAAGCAGCGCCTGGAGATCGACagcaagctgaggcaggggagtctgCTGTCCCCCGAG GAGGAGCGGACGCTGTTCCAGTTGGATGAGGCCATCGAGGCCCTGGATGCTGCCATTGAGTATAAGAATGAGGCCATCACATGCCGCCAGCGGGTGCTTCGGGCCTCAGCCTCGTTGCTGTCCCAGTGCGAGATGAACCTCATGGCCAAGCTCAGCTACCTCTCATCCTCAGAGACCAGAGCCCTCCTCTGCAAGTATTTTGACAAG GTGGTGACGCTCCGAGAGGAGCAGCACCAGCAGCAGATTGCCTTCTCGGAACTGGAGATGCAGCTGGAGGAGCAGCAGAGGCTGGTGTACTGGCTGGAGGTGGCCCTGGAGCGGCAGCGCCTGGAGATGGACCGCCAGCTGACCCTGCAGCAGAAGGAGCACGAGCAGAACATGCAGCTGCTCCTGCAGCAGAGTCGAG ACCACCTCGGTGAAGGGTTAGCAGACAGCAGGAGGCAGTATGAGGCCCGGATTCAAGCTCTGGAGAAGGAACTGGGCCGTTACATGTGGATAAACCAGGAACTGAAACAGAAGCTCGGCGGTGTGAACGCTGTAGGCCACAGCAGGG GTGGGGAGAAGAGGAGCCTGTGCTTGGagggcagacaggctcctggaaATGAAGATGAGCTCCACCTGGCACCCGAGCTTCTCTGGCTGTCCCCCCTCACTGAGGGGGCCCCCCGCACCCGGGAGGAGACGCGGGACTTGGTCCACGCTCCGTTACCCTTGACCTGGAAACGCTCGAGCCTGTGTGGTGAGGAGCAGGGGTCCCCCGAGGAACTGAGGCAGCGGGAGGCGGCTGAGCCCCTGGTGGGGCGGGTGCTTCCTGTGGGTGAGGCAGGCCTGCCCTGGAACTTTGGGCCTTTGTCCAAGCCCCGGCGGGAACTGCGACGAGCCAGCCCGGGGATGATTGATGTCCGGAAAAACCCCCTGTAA